A DNA window from Helianthus annuus cultivar XRQ/B chromosome 15, HanXRQr2.0-SUNRISE, whole genome shotgun sequence contains the following coding sequences:
- the LOC110909529 gene encoding putative F-box/kelch-repeat protein At1g15680, producing MEGHANSTDNDADQIQNCVITDSTNQHNNDDDQNQIPTQNHLEFQVIEPPYSNEGSPSSDSSFLGLDDTFTYDIHNAPDSDSLLYEILSRLPLKSLFRLKCVCKHWQTLISQRSFSRFYISRMITSNTASSSLPFRILYRYICESEPEDVLNRFRSESYNSSGLYLSREEHKAIKFKVLGVSNGLILCCSLGPLVYHVCNPVTRQWVTLAKSTKTQNFFAEGFVSRVNEDNLVTDYTVVRLEMDLSVVRQEMLTSFPDYLHLEIFSSETGEWVGYRVPCPFQIAFPKRGAGPICFKGVLHWFVNDHGMVAFDPYKDPKSCRLIQLPADRDVQSEVTHDGLYRLCDVCQGKLRLFQVAPDASSFYCFSMWDMKDYDKGEWCSEFKVTRSDLSSSDPELESWLMKATFLPLSFHPFDLDVVYLRCVELACLVSYNIQNRQLDVACKPAGAIDDLSWRVVVPFVIPTWPTPVPIPPVKVVIPEVDPLRVFNGWW from the exons ATGGAAGGCCACGCTAATTCAACCGACAACGATGCCGATCAGATTCAGAATTGTGTTATCACCGATTCAACCAATCAACACAACAACGATGACGATCAAAACCAAATTCCGACTCAAAATCACCTTGAATTTCAGGTAATTGAACCACCATATTCGAACGAAGGAAGCCCTAGTTCCGATTCATCATTTCTTGGGCTTGATGATACATTCACATATGATATTCATAACGCTCCTGACTCCGATTCACTGCTATATGAAATACTTTCTAGATTGCCTCTTAAATCACTTTTCAGGTTGAAATGTGTTTGCAAACACTGGCAAACCCTCATTTCTCAACGTTCTTTTTCGCGGTTTTATATCTCGCGTATGATAACTTCCAACACAGCATCATCGTCACTGCCTTTCAGAATCTTGTATAGGTACATTTGTGAGTCAGAACCTGAAGATGTTCTTAACCGATTCCGTTCCGAAAGTTACAATTCATCTGGACTTTATTTGTCTAGGGAGGAACATAAAGCCATCAAGTTTAAAGTGTTAGGTGTGAGTAATGGCTTGATTCTATGTTGTTCGTTGGGACCTTTGGTTTACCATGTTTGTAATCCGGTTACCAGGCAGTGGGTTACTTTAGCTAAATCCACGAAAACACAAAATTTCTTCGCGGAAGGTTTTGTTAGTAGAGTTAATGAGGATAATCTTGTTACTGACTATACAGTTGTGAGGCTAGAAATGGATCTCTCAGTTGTGAGACAAGAAATGCTCACCTCATTCCCAGACTATCTCCATTTAGAGATTTTTTCGTCTGAAACCGGTGAATGGGTTGGTTATAGGGTGCCTTGTCCTTTTCAAATTGCATTCCCGAAGCGTGGTGCAGGTCCTATATGCTTTAAAGGAGTTCTTCATTGGTTTGTTAATGATCATGGTATGGTTGCTTTTGATCCTTACAAGGATCCAAAGTCTTGTCGGCTTATTCAATTACCTGCTGACAGAGATGTCCAAAGTGAGGTTACGCATGACGGGCTTTATCGTTTGTGTGACGTGTGTCAAGGAAAGCTTCGTCTTTTTCAGGTGGCACCTGATGCTAGTTCGTTTTACTGTTTTAGTATGTGGGATATGAAAGATTATGATAAAGGTGAATGGTGTTCTGAATTCAAGGTGACCCGTAGTGATCTCTCATCTTCTGATCCTGAACTGGAGAGCTGGTTAATGAAAGCAACTTTTCTTCCATTATCTTTCCATCCATTTGATCTGGATGTTGTTTATCTGAGGTGTGTGGAGCTTGCTTGTTTGGTATCATATAATATTCAGAACAGACAGCTAGATGTTGCCTGTAAACCTGCTGGTGCTATTGATGACCTGTCATGGCGGGTGGTGGTGCCATTTGTCATTCCAACGTGGCCAACACCGGTTCCTATTCCTCCTGTTAAGGTTGTTATACCAGAAGTTGATCCCCTCCGTGTTTTCAATGG GTGGTGGTGA